Sequence from the Mercenaria mercenaria strain notata unplaced genomic scaffold, MADL_Memer_1 contig_1266, whole genome shotgun sequence genome:
actgtgccaagtttcatcaaaatcccttcatgcatgtagaagatatgctccggacaaggtctgtggacgccgcccgaaCGCCCCTGgcatcttgtggtggtgaacatttgtgccaagttatatcaaaatccctttatgcatgaagaagaaatgctccggacaaggttttcattcttgtatcctttgaccgctaagtgtgaccttgaccttagacctagagacctggttcttgcgcatgacactctgcctcatggtggtgaacatttgtgccaagttatatcaaaatccctctatgcatgaagaataaatgctctggacaaagttttcattcttgtatcctttgacctctaagtgtgaccttgaccttagacctagggacctggttcttgcgcatgacactcctcatgatgatgaacagttgtgccaactttcatcaaaatccctctatgcatgaagaagatattctcctgacaaagtcattcttgaatttgacctctaagtgtgaccttgaccttgtcctgagtttcatcaaaatcccttcatgcatgtagaagatatgctccggacaaggtctgtggacgccgcccgcccgcccgccaggggcgttcccataatacgtcccgtttttcaaacaggcgtataaaaaattcaagaatgactgtccggagcatatcttcttcatgcatggaaggattttgatgtagcttggcacagttgttcaccataatgagacggagtgtcatgcgcaagaaccaggtccctaggcctaaggtcaaggtcacactaagaggtcaaaggatacaagaatgaaaactttgtccggagcatatcttcttcatgcatgaaaggactttgatgtagcttggcacaattattgttcaccatcatgagacggagtgtcatgcgcaagggcgggcagcgtccacagaccttgtcctaggcatatcttctacatgcatggagggatttgatgtaacttggcacagttgttcaccatcatgagacggagtgtcttgcgcaaaaaccaggtccctaggtctaaggtcaaggtcacacttagaggccaaaggatacaagaatgaaaaattcaagaatgactgtccggagcatatcttcttcatgcatagagggattttgatgaaagttggcacaattgttcagcatcatgagacggagtgtcatgcgcaaaaaccaggtccctaggtctaaggtcaaggtcacacttagaggccaaaggatacaagaatgaaaaattcaagaatgactgtccggagcatatcttcttcatgcatggaaggattttgatgtagcttggcacagttgttcaccataattagacggagtgtcgtgcgcaagaaccaggtccctaggtctaaggtcaaggtcacactaagaggtcaaaggatacaagaatgaaaactttgtccggagcatatcttgttcatgcatgaaaggactttgatgtagcttggcacaattgttcaccatcatgagacggagtgtcatgcgcaagaaccagatccctaggtgtaaggtcaaggtcacacttagaggtcaaggatacaagaatgaaaactttgtccggagcatttcttcttcatgcattgagggattttgatacaacttggcacaaatgttcacaagcatgagacggagtgtcatgcgcaagaaccaggtccctaggtctaaggtcaaggtcacacttagaggccaaaggtcagatacaagaatgactttgtccggagcatttcttcttcatgcatggagggattttgatgtaacttggcacaattgcacaccatcatgagacggagtgtcatgcactggtcccttcttttgaattacttccctttgttgatactataaatagcttatattttatctttttcattacaagtcgcagggaaaaatcgagaccacttttctgtagtacaacatgcatgttacatccaattctgaggtgtattttgagctatctctacctggtaaggatttttgtatggacttgcaattttttttttttttttttttttttttttttttctctttaaagattaacttcccttagttgttactataaataacttacattgtaacttttttataattgaccatagggaaaaaccaagaccacttttctgtggtacaacattgatgttactttcaaattttgggtgtattttaaggtatctctacctggtaaggattttttttgtggacttaaaaaaataaaagaattacaataagttctaaaaaaaaaacaacattgtaaacaactagaaaattaaaattccatttgcaaatacaggtgctagtgtaaagaaatttgctgtgacgggcttatattgtgacattctggcactcttgttctatCTTGTCTTCCCATTTACTATAGAAGATAATCCAACTAGATTTGAAAAAGATTAGAAGACACGAAGAAATCATTGACTTCTGTTACCAATATACTTATTCAGATTATAATCTTCATTTTTGGGCATATGGCACTTTATAGTGACAGTTAATGTATGTAAAATAAACTTGCAgtaatataaatacaaatgtataaatccatgaattaaaattattattttacatttacaggTGTTCCTAGAGCAGGACGAGAGTATGCCCACTGGGTATGCATACCTTGTGTCGGGGTCCCAAATGGCGGTGCCTGTCAAATGGCTTGAAGCAGTCAAAGCCCAGTTTAAAGGCAAGACAAAGCCTCATGCTGCTAAACTGGTTTTTTTATGGCTTTTTTCAGCCTCATGAGGTCATCAAAAAGACAGGTGCTGAGATTCTTTCCACTCCAGTTGGAAAAGCTCTGCAGtgtatgtatatttcaaaataatttaccaTTTTTCAAATCACATGGATTTTAATTTTGCAATACCTGTATCActacttaaatttttttggtgTTCTGGTATTTACCAGCCCAGTAAGCTATTGATCAGTGCaatgtttaaaaataagtttATCTCTTTGAAAGAAGGCACATTTTTGCAAAATGCTTGTGAACTTTAGTTGTCACCTGATTTGACTACTCTGATGGCCACAATAtatagagataggccctaaaattttcaatgatagaattacattaaataaagtctagaaattaatttccaagtccttgaaataaccaaaaatgatttcacaaatgtgaagtttatgatagttttgttaatatcaataacagaagttttaatttttaatttaaagttgtgatccacaaagaataacaactcttgccttgggctagtacttataagtagagatctattagtttacttcccttgcagttacacaattgagtggaaaatgaaaactgtttaagacacaatatcatgcttttttgcacaacaaaatcattaaggatttattcatttgtgtttgatttacccctcaagacagggttcctatgattctgtcaacttacatatggtaaaaaattaacttttaacaagccagtaataaaatgaagtaccagtaggtaaataatagtgcagataatacagttttgcttgtatcaaaatgtcacaatagattcacttttgtaatacagaacacctggtaggattagtaaaggtgcaattatattgatctctatttcctatgcctacaataTATGTCTTTACTCTAATATTAATAAACATTTCCAAGTTCTGTATTATCAGAATACTTTCTCAAGCACTTTATTTTTCTGCTTTCAGTGTTCTTCTTACAAGTACTGAACATGGAGCCATGTGCGATTACAAAGGCCAttaacacaaaaatacatacaatgACCAGGGCCATCAACATGAAACATGTATTAACTATTTATTGTGAACAAAATATATGATGGATTATttgccctttttagctcgactatacgaagtataaggagagctatcctactcgccccggcgtcggcgtctttccgcatccccaccttggttaaagttttggtgcacttttttttttttcaacttatctctgtaattacttgatggatttgattcaaacttgaaatacttattcctcattatcatccacatcatctgacataagagccataactctggcaccaatatttcatgaattattccccttttcacttagattttcaggttaaagttttgatgcactttcactctatctctgttattactaaaaggatttgattcaaacttaaaatagttgttcaacatcatcacccacatcatatgacacaagatgcgtaactctggcacaatttttcatgaattattcccctttttacttataatttcaggttaaagttttatgcactttcactctatctctgttactactgaatggatctgattcaaacttgaaatagttgttcaacatcattacccacactatatgacacatgctgcataactctggcaccaatatttaatgaattatgcagctttttgcttaggatatacttatattgtgttttgatacattttatctttacctctcttattactttaagttgatatttttgacatagactcaggctattgtgcaatatcttcatctacaattggagtcattaaacactccagtgacagctctagtttcctcagatgtgcccagtttcactatcaagcatcgaaatagtcgagcacgctgtctcctgtgacagctcttgttttattagaaCTATTAtaaaagtccattgagatattgctatcatattttgcatacttgtttaccatcatgaccccattgtgtaaacaggagcagacaactctatcatgCATTTTGActggattatggcccctttttgtacccccgacaacaaagttctAAGGGgggttatactggtttcaggttgtctgtccgtctggccatttgtccgtagatgcaatcttgtgcgcaccatctctactaatccccttgacagaatttaatgaaacttcacacaagtgatcagtaccgacagtagttgtgcatggggcatgttaggttcttttagaaaaaaaatttgcagagttatgggactttgtttttttgttactatactatatacatagacacagtcttgtgcgcacaatctctcctcatccccttgacacaatttaatgaaacttcacacaagtgatcagtaccaacagtagttatgcatggggcatgttaggttcttttagaaaaaaaatttgcagagttatgggactttgttttttttgttactatactatatacacagACACAATctttgcatggggcatgttaggttctttcagaaaaaaaaatgcagagttatgggactttgtttttttttgttactatattatatacatagacacaatcttgtgcgcaccatctctcctcatccccttgacacaatttaatgaaacttcacacaagtgatcagtaacaacagttgtgcatggggcatgttaggttctttcagtgacaaaaattgcagagttatgggactttgtttcttgttaacatactatgtacatacagtctgcatatgcaatcttgtgcgtgcctaatctaccaaacccttacacacaatttaatgaaacttcacacaagtgatcagtaccaaccctagttgtgcatggtgcatgttacattcttttagataaatattctgcatagttatgggactttgttttttgttactatactgtatacatacagtctatatacatacagtccacataattatgcaatcttgtgtgcgtcaaattgcaatgtactgtgtcagtgcatgcggggggtacattcatcacctttagtgatagctctagttgactTTAAATGTGCTTGTAatagtttgcataccaccccaaatattttcaaagtccattgagatattgctttcgtattttgcatacttgtttaccatcatgacctcattCTGTCAACTGGAGCAGACAACTCttatcaaggattttgactgaattatgcccctttttgagtTAGAGtgtgcttattgtaatgttaaagtttgcgtaccaccccaaatgttttcaaagtccattgagatattactttcatattttgcatacttgtttaccatcatgaccccagtctgtaaacaggagctgacaattctatcaagcattttggctgaattatggacccttttcgacttagaatatgcttattgtaatgtttaagttttactcatagcttaatTTAACTATCAAGCTCTGAGAATAGTCAAATGCGCTGttaactgacagctcttgtttgtgatAGTACCCTCTTGTTAAAGTTAGTTTGATCAAACTTGTGTTAgagtaaattttatttcatgtcaATAATCATACCCAATTTAAGACAACTTTTGCTGTACTTTTTGACCATGAAGGAAACCTGGCCATGTgcttgtaaaacttttttttttgtgcttAACCCAAATTTGTATTCATATTCTGGTTTTCTCGTATTTTACTCAGATGAATAGCCCCCAAAAAATCTTTTAAACTAGCTAACAATGTTAGCTGCTGTACCTAATAGAAAGAGCCAAATCAAAATTTATGCTCTACTGAGTTAAATATGTAACAAGTTTTATAAGCACAGGGCCAGGTTTCATGGTGTTGTATTTCTCTTGTTTATCTTAGGactgattatatttttgtaacactacattgttgttgttatattttttgtaacattacatttttgcttgaaaaatataaatgtttaatcatATACAAGATTTTGCTTTTTCATTCAGAAAATTTTTAGGACaggatttttcataattatgtctccaTAATATATATGCAGAAAGTTTCATGGTGAATAATGTTTGCCAGAAGTTCGCCAAAAATAAGGTTTGCCAGAAGTTCGCCAAAAAAAGTGTTCACCAGAAGTTCGCCAAAAATAGTGTTCGCCAGAACCTGTTGCAAATGAAGTTTGCGGTGACTTTGCGGTAAACATATGATTAATTCAAATGGTTTGCGGCAAACTCACtgcaaacttttaccatgcaaattagtttgcggcaAACTTGCGGCAATATTGTTTTGTCCATAACTGGAATATGCAAATAAGTTTGCGGCAAACAAATCTGGTTTGATAAAAAGTTTGCCGCAAACCCAATTTGCATAGTAAAAGTTTGCAAAAAATAGTTTGCCGCAAATTTACCGCAAACATTGCGGCAAATTTGCCAGAAGCTTCGCCAGAGCCCTTATTTTTTGGTAAGGGTGAACAAAAACATTAATACTTCCTTATTTACTTACAAATTCATgttcatgtttaaataatttaatcaagGAATAGGACTTAAAAAAGTGATAAGAAattatattacagtaaaaatgatgataaatgaaaattttatgtgtCTTTCGGCTACGGAAGTGTTTTCCGGCTATACgataatggagaaaaaaaaaattaattggcttacatttaatttcaaatctgaatgaatataaaaaatatataattaactaAATAACATATCTTAATCAGTGTAATGGTAAAAGCATTGGCTTATTTGTAATGTGCTGTTGTTTTTTCAGCTTAAATACAGAGttccgaaaaaaaacaacagtaaaacacaaatattccaCGATATGAATCATTATTTAGGTAATATATAGTTCTTTCTTCAAAAGATGAAcaggatatataaaaataatgtattaaacaATCATTCTGTACAGTTTTCTTGactttttaatgtgttttttagtGTTTTCCGGCTTTTCTACGAACTTAAGAGAAAccgtaaaacacaaatattcaacGGTAATAGTCTTAATTACGCTaataaatagttgtttttttCACCAGATTATTAATATATACGATAGTAACCTAAAAAATcaatcattttatacatttttcttgattttttaatgtgttttttggCTTTTCTACGAACTTACGAAAAAACGTAAAACATTAATACTTCcttgaagatccattcaagggtatggcctctagagaggtcccaaggtttttctatttcaagacctactgacctagtttttgatcgcagttgacccagtttcaaatttgacctatatatcttcaagataaacattcagaccaactttcatacagatcccatgaaaaatatggcctctagagaggtcacaacattttttcattatttgatctactgacctactttttgacggcacgtgacccactttcgaacttgacctagatatcatcaagatgaacattctgaccaatttttatggagatccatgcacaaatatggcctatagagaggtcacaaggtttttctatttttagacctactgacctagtttttgaccgcacatgaccctgcttcggacttgacctagatatcatcaagataaacattcagaccaattttcatacagatcccatgaaaaatacggcctttagagaggtcacatggtttttctatttgacctactgacctagtttttgaccacacgtgaccctatttcgaactttacctagatatcatcaagatgaacattctgaccaactttcatacagatcccatgaaaaaatatagcctttagagagatcacaaggtttttctattatttgacctactgacctagtttttgatggcacatgacccagtttcgaactttatctagatatcatcaagatgaacgttctgaccaattttcatgaagatcttgtgaaatatacggcctctagagaggtcacaaggtttttctacttttagacttactgacctagtttttgaaggcacgtgacccagtttcgaacttgacctcgatatcatcaagatgaacattctgaccaactttcataaagatcccacaaaaaatgtgactctagagtggtcacaagcaaaagttcacGGACGcgcaacggacgacggacactgcgtgatcacaaaagctcaccttgtcactatgtgacaggtgagctaaaaaacgagaTTTCTTGTCCAAGTATCACAGGTCTGTTCAGTATGTTTGTAACAGAGATGGTAACGTACATCAACATAAGTCCACAGGGTCAACATACCGTATGAAAAATAGGAAGGGTTCATGTAAAATCAACAGAATTTGCCCTGCTCGTATGTTAGTTAATGAAAGACATGACGGCACTGTCAAAGTGaaatacatacacacacatacacactccATTTCCCTAAAAGACACCAGACACCTTCGTATTCCCAACTCTATTCGATCACAAATTGCTCTGAAACTGTCTCTTGGAGTACCTTCTGAACGAATTTTACAGGAGTTTTATGAAGATGCATCTGATTTAGAACATCGAGATGTTGCAATGAAAAAACGACAGCACTTTGTTACTGCAAAGCATATTAATTCAGTAAAGCGTAGACTTTTTGATCTAAAGACAAACAAAGCATCAGATGATGCAACatctgttttcttaaaaattaaaagtttacaATCCAATCCATCAACaaatccaattttattttttaaaatgcaacattCAAAAGAGTTCTCAGAAAAAGGTTTGAATCCTAAGGACTTTCTATTGGTTTTTATGACAAACAAACAGaaagaaatgtttcaaaaatttGGTGAAAGAATTCTTTGTATGGATTCAACTCATGGAACTAACAGTTACCTATTCAAACTGATAACTTTACTTGTTGTTGACGAGTACAAAAGGGGATATCCAGTTGCCTTTTGTGTAACAAATAGAGAGGATGAAACTACaataaaaattttcattgaatCAGTTCATAGAAGGTGCCCAGAGACAGTTATTTCTTATCTTATGTCTGATGACGATATTGCTGGATTTAATGCAGTTCGTTCAGTTtatggaaataatgttaaacattaCCTGTGCATTTGGCACGTCATGAATAGCTGGTTccgaaatgttaaaaaatattgtacaatgaTGAACAGGAATGATATTGAGAAAGACCTTAAAAATTTATTACATTCAAAAACAAACACAATGTTCTGGTTAACTGCTAATGCATTCATACAAAAGCACGAAGTATCTAGTCCAAATTTTATAGCATACTTCAAAAAGCATTACATGAATCGACCACAAAAGTGGTGCATTGGTTTCCGCAAAACAGACCTACAGACAGAGGTTACAACAAACAATTACATAGAAAGTTTCCATAAATATCTAAAACACCATATATTCCAGAAAAAAATCAATAGACAGCTAGATACTTAATAGATGCATACATGACAAGACTGATATACTCAACACTTTATTATCCCGAAGAAGTTTGCTTAAAGCATGCAGACAGACATCAGTCTTCATTATCCATACCAGACAATGCTGTCACAGACATCAATGAAAgacaattttaaccccgggggtcatgatttgaacaaatttttgtagaggtccactaggcaatgctacatgtcaaatatctaagctctaggccttttggtttatttttagaaaatttttgaagattttcctatgtaaaatcaagtgacccctggggcgggggtcaattttgaccccggggtcatgatttgaacaaatttagtagaggtccactaggcaatgctacatgtcaaatatctaagctctaggacttctggttttttagaagaagattttttaagattttcctatgtaaaatcaagtgacccctgggttatgatttgaacaaacttggtagaggtccattaggtaATGCTACACATcaagtatctaagctctagggcttctggtgtttgagaagatttttaaa
This genomic interval carries:
- the LOC128551562 gene encoding uncharacterized protein LOC128551562; protein product: MKNRKGSCKINRICPARMLVNERHDGTVKVKYIHTHTHSISLKDTRHLRIPNSIRSQIALKLSLGVPSERILQEFYEDASDLEHRDVAMKKRQHFVTAKHINSVKRRLFDLKTNKASDDATSVFLKIKSLQSNPSTNPILFFKMQHSKEFSEKGLNPKDFLLVFMTNKQKEMFQKFGERILCMDSTHGTNSYLFKLITLLVVDEYKRGYPVAFCVTNREDETTIKIFIESVHRRCPETVISYLMSDDDIAGFNAVRSVYGNNVKHYLCIWHVMNSWFRNVKKYCTMMNRNDIEKDLKNLLHSKTNTITKYLVQIL